A DNA window from Bradyrhizobium sp. CCBAU 53421 contains the following coding sequences:
- a CDS encoding gamma-glutamyltransferase, with product MSDQFSNSQVIRKPAVSAKGGIVAAQSRKAAEVGAEVLAAGGDCVDAVIATTFALGVLEPWMSGAGGGGAMVLYRAKENRVEVIDYGMRAPDGLRLEDYPLTGGAASDLFPWARVKDDRNLHGPGSIAVPGVVAGMEEAHRRHAKMPWKELLAPSVKLAGEGLLVDWWTTDMIASSAADLRRYPASAAAYLLDGLPPNAQWGIRSEVRMPQDRLQATMAQLATAGPRDFYEGDLARSIADDIQAAGGALSVRDLASFRAHLREPLKIPYRGGTVYATPELTAGPTMARTLGLLQKALAPAQGGPDAVTYAAYAEALQAAYRERLKDMGDVDGRRALGAEAIAPSCTTHFSAVDRDGNMAAVTQTLLSTFGSKFVTPNTGLTMNNGIMWFDPTQGNPNSLAPGKRCLTNYTPVVAEAADGRRLAAGASGGRRILPAVSQLLSFVMDFGMDLDAAIHQPRIDASEGAVVIGDVRLPQAARDALRGRFDYEEARIQTQPKKFACPSIVLRDGTTNSGASEPFHPWSDAVAEG from the coding sequence ATGTCCGACCAGTTCTCCAACTCGCAAGTGATCCGCAAGCCGGCCGTCAGCGCCAAGGGCGGCATCGTCGCCGCGCAATCGCGCAAGGCAGCCGAAGTCGGCGCGGAGGTATTGGCAGCGGGCGGCGATTGCGTCGATGCCGTGATTGCAACCACCTTTGCCCTTGGCGTGCTGGAGCCGTGGATGAGCGGCGCCGGCGGCGGCGGCGCAATGGTGCTGTACCGCGCCAAGGAGAACCGCGTCGAGGTGATCGACTACGGCATGCGCGCGCCCGACGGCCTGCGCCTGGAGGATTATCCGCTGACCGGCGGCGCGGCCTCCGACCTGTTCCCCTGGGCACGGGTCAAGGACGACCGCAACCTGCACGGTCCCGGCTCGATCGCGGTGCCCGGTGTCGTCGCCGGCATGGAGGAGGCGCATCGCCGCCACGCAAAAATGCCGTGGAAGGAGTTGCTGGCGCCGAGCGTCAAGCTCGCCGGCGAGGGCCTGCTGGTCGATTGGTGGACCACCGACATGATCGCAAGCTCGGCCGCCGATCTGCGGCGCTATCCCGCCAGCGCCGCGGCGTATCTGCTGGACGGCCTGCCGCCGAATGCGCAATGGGGCATCCGGTCGGAGGTCCGCATGCCGCAGGACAGGCTGCAGGCGACGATGGCGCAGCTTGCCACGGCGGGTCCGCGCGATTTCTACGAGGGCGACCTGGCGCGCAGCATCGCCGACGATATCCAGGCCGCCGGCGGCGCGCTGTCGGTGCGCGATCTCGCCTCGTTCCGCGCCCATCTGCGCGAGCCGCTCAAAATTCCCTATCGCGGCGGCACGGTCTACGCGACGCCGGAACTGACCGCGGGTCCGACCATGGCGCGCACGCTCGGCCTTTTGCAGAAGGCGTTGGCGCCCGCGCAAGGCGGCCCGGATGCTGTGACCTACGCGGCCTATGCCGAGGCGCTGCAAGCCGCCTATCGCGAACGGCTCAAGGACATGGGCGATGTCGACGGCCGCCGCGCGCTCGGCGCCGAGGCGATCGCGCCATCCTGCACCACGCATTTCTCCGCGGTCGACCGCGACGGCAACATGGCCGCGGTGACGCAGACGCTGCTGTCGACCTTCGGCTCCAAATTCGTGACGCCGAACACGGGCCTCACCATGAACAACGGCATCATGTGGTTCGATCCGACGCAAGGCAATCCGAACTCGCTCGCGCCCGGCAAGCGCTGCCTGACCAACTACACGCCGGTGGTGGCCGAGGCGGCCGACGGCCGCCGTCTTGCCGCCGGCGCATCCGGCGGCCGCCGCATCCTGCCCGCGGTGTCGCAGCTGCTCTCCTTCGTGATGGATTTCGGCATGGATCTCGACGCCGCGATCCACCAGCCGCGCATCGACGCCAGCGAAGGCGCTGTGGTGATCGGCGATGTCCGCCTGCCCCAGGCAGCGCGCGACGCGCTGCGCGGCCGCTTCGACTATGAGGAGGCGCGCATCCAGACCCAGCCGAAGAAGTTCGCCTGCCCCAGCATCGTGCTGCGCGACGGCACGACCAACAGCGGCGCCAGCGAGCCATTTCATCCGTGGAGCGACGCGGTCGCGGAGGGGTGA
- a CDS encoding enoyl-CoA hydratase-related protein, with protein sequence MSSVKRERDGKIGILTLNDPASLNAMTPELLGDLARAIGEMGIEPGIRALILTGEGRGFCSGQNLKAFNSLGDNIYTGVMKHYWPAMQALRECRMPVVVAVNGVAAGGGFSLAMSGDIILAARSASFIQVFSRIGLVPDLGSTWLLPRLVGRQRALELMLLNEPLSAERAKEWGLVRDVVDDAELLDEAKVLAGRLADGPTRALVATRQLLEESEHASYADQFRREIELQQVIRESADAKEGRQAFVEKRKAQFTGR encoded by the coding sequence ATGAGCAGTGTGAAGCGCGAACGGGACGGCAAGATCGGCATTCTGACGCTGAACGATCCCGCCAGCCTGAACGCCATGACGCCGGAACTGCTCGGCGATCTCGCACGCGCCATCGGCGAGATGGGCATCGAACCCGGCATCCGCGCGCTGATCCTGACCGGGGAGGGGCGCGGCTTCTGCTCCGGGCAGAATCTCAAGGCGTTCAACTCGCTCGGCGACAATATCTACACCGGCGTGATGAAGCATTACTGGCCGGCGATGCAGGCCTTGCGCGAATGCCGGATGCCGGTGGTGGTCGCGGTCAACGGCGTCGCGGCCGGCGGCGGCTTCAGCCTTGCGATGTCCGGCGACATCATCCTGGCCGCGCGCTCGGCGAGCTTCATCCAGGTGTTCAGCCGGATCGGCCTTGTGCCCGACCTCGGCTCGACCTGGCTCTTGCCGCGCCTGGTCGGCCGCCAGCGCGCGCTCGAGCTGATGCTGCTGAACGAGCCGCTGTCGGCCGAGCGGGCCAAGGAGTGGGGATTGGTGCGCGACGTGGTCGACGACGCCGAGCTGCTCGACGAGGCGAAAGTGCTCGCCGGCCGCCTCGCCGATGGCCCGACGCGCGCGCTGGTCGCGACACGGCAGCTGCTCGAGGAGAGCGAGCACGCCAGCTACGCCGATCAGTTCCGCCGCGAGATCGAACTGCAGCAGGTGATCCGCGAAAGCGCCGACGCGAAGGAAGGCCGCCAGGCCTTCGTCGAGAAGCGCAAGGCGCAGTTCACGGGGCGCTAG
- a CDS encoding NAD(P)-dependent alcohol dehydrogenase, with protein sequence MKCYELQGPGGVDALALVDKPVPQAGPGEVLVRLKAATLNYRDLLTVKGGYGSRQKFPLVPVSDGAGVVEAVGAGVRSFAPGDRVIGSFFESWLGGEPSEARMRAALGGSVDGVLTEYRVFPAHALVHTPDHLSDVEAAALPCAGLTAWSAVVKLGDIKPGQTVLTQGTGGVSLFALQFAKMCGARVIATSSSDAKIARLKELGADMTLNYKTTPDWGKKARELTGRGVDLVVEVGGVGTLNESIRATKIGGTIAFIGVLAGPASSDSRLPLMVMQQQRLQGVTVGSIEDLQALCDGISMHGVKPVIDKVFAFDQAKDAFAHMASGAHFGKIAISIG encoded by the coding sequence GTGAAATGCTATGAGTTGCAAGGCCCCGGCGGCGTCGACGCGCTTGCGCTGGTCGACAAGCCGGTTCCGCAGGCCGGCCCCGGCGAAGTCCTGGTGCGGCTGAAGGCGGCGACGCTGAACTATCGCGACCTGCTGACGGTCAAGGGCGGTTACGGCTCGCGCCAGAAATTTCCGCTGGTGCCGGTCTCCGACGGCGCCGGTGTGGTCGAGGCGGTCGGCGCCGGGGTCAGGAGTTTCGCACCCGGCGATCGCGTGATCGGCAGCTTCTTCGAAAGCTGGCTCGGCGGCGAGCCGAGCGAGGCGCGGATGCGCGCAGCACTCGGCGGCAGCGTCGACGGCGTGCTGACCGAGTACCGCGTATTCCCGGCGCACGCGCTGGTGCACACGCCGGACCATCTCAGCGACGTCGAGGCCGCGGCGCTGCCATGCGCGGGGCTGACGGCATGGAGCGCGGTGGTCAAGCTCGGCGACATCAAGCCGGGACAGACCGTGCTGACCCAGGGCACCGGCGGCGTCTCGCTGTTCGCGCTGCAATTCGCCAAGATGTGCGGCGCCCGCGTCATCGCGACCTCCTCCAGCGACGCCAAGATCGCGCGGCTGAAAGAGCTCGGCGCCGATATGACGCTGAACTACAAGACCACGCCCGACTGGGGCAAGAAGGCGCGCGAGCTGACCGGGCGCGGCGTCGATCTCGTCGTCGAGGTCGGCGGCGTCGGCACGCTGAACGAGTCGATCCGCGCGACGAAGATCGGCGGCACCATCGCCTTCATCGGCGTGCTCGCCGGTCCCGCCTCGTCCGACAGCAGGCTGCCGCTGATGGTGATGCAGCAGCAGCGGCTGCAGGGCGTCACCGTCGGCTCGATCGAGGACCTGCAGGCGCTGTGCGACGGCATCAGCATGCACGGCGTCAAGCCCGTGATCGACAAGGTGTTCGCGTTCGACCAGGCCAAGGACGCATTCGCCCACATGGCGAGCGGCGCGCATTTCGGCAAGATCGCCATCTCGATCGGCTGA
- a CDS encoding DUF2066 domain-containing protein, translated as MAALLETMCNPTAALARGAVRALLAAALICCGGAIAADDDLYRAQTVVTGQGEPNRVIGFGACLEDVLIKLSGQPMLAGDRRLAGYKSRATEFVSSFDYHDQYAGKPHHDEQGTRDRPYDLTVAFDQAKVDGILARLGLRPWRAQRPTIGVFVEMLHGPKDYIVTSDGTQSDLQRDALAAAAGKRGMRYVLPDTAALARAGVTAAGLLKMTPAQLGPIVAPQGDAATLVGQLVWDDNDLGWATQWRMAWRGKDYKWQFRGVTFDEAFRRGIGGAAQVLSGNGDPGRSK; from the coding sequence ATGGCTGCCTTGCTTGAGACGATGTGCAATCCGACCGCCGCGCTCGCGCGTGGTGCGGTCCGGGCGCTGCTTGCCGCCGCGTTGATCTGTTGCGGCGGCGCGATCGCGGCGGATGACGACCTCTACCGCGCGCAGACCGTCGTCACCGGCCAGGGCGAGCCGAACCGCGTGATCGGCTTCGGCGCATGTCTGGAGGACGTTCTGATCAAGCTCTCCGGCCAGCCGATGCTGGCAGGCGATCGTCGTCTCGCAGGCTACAAATCCAGGGCGACGGAGTTCGTCAGCAGTTTCGACTATCACGACCAGTATGCCGGCAAGCCGCATCATGACGAGCAGGGCACCCGCGATCGGCCTTACGACCTGACGGTGGCTTTCGACCAGGCCAAGGTCGACGGCATTCTCGCCAGGCTCGGCCTCAGGCCGTGGCGAGCGCAGCGGCCGACGATCGGCGTCTTCGTCGAGATGCTGCACGGCCCGAAGGATTATATCGTCACCTCGGACGGGACGCAGTCCGATCTGCAGCGCGATGCCCTCGCGGCTGCGGCCGGCAAGCGCGGCATGCGCTATGTGCTGCCCGATACGGCCGCGCTGGCGCGTGCCGGCGTCACGGCCGCCGGGCTACTGAAGATGACGCCCGCGCAGCTGGGTCCGATCGTGGCGCCGCAGGGTGACGCGGCCACCCTCGTCGGACAGCTGGTCTGGGATGACAACGATCTCGGCTGGGCCACGCAATGGCGGATGGCGTGGCGCGGCAAGGACTACAAATGGCAATTCCGCGGCGTCACCTTCGATGAGGCCTTCCGGCGCGGCATCGGCGGCGCCGCGCAGGTGCTGTCCGGCAATGGCGATCCGGGACGATCGAAATGA
- a CDS encoding helix-turn-helix domain-containing protein, which produces MGQHLTVHTGELDGFEGLHDAVKGSHVEVMQLERGKLRGTLSHVGIGDFSLSIGAFNVGVRTQRTSADDKLIIGMLLNATDRVTHWAFDMQPADVLVIPPSVEHDGVFHKASSYAAIRFDMADLPDIFGGEPRLADAETWSVKNHFRADRAIGMNAADRLPQIISHLAQHPDALSDASAEFWKRAIIDCVTATVVTSLPSDGTSYLPSAMKLVRHVEDYLHAAGARPVHVSEICTELRLSRRSLHRAFHEVFGVGPVTFLRYKRLCTVREILRESTPEQTTVSRVAIEQGFIELGRFSQYYRAMFGEYPSQTLGYAG; this is translated from the coding sequence ATGGGCCAGCATCTGACGGTTCACACCGGTGAGCTTGACGGCTTCGAGGGACTTCACGACGCCGTCAAAGGCTCGCATGTCGAGGTCATGCAGCTCGAGCGCGGCAAGCTGCGCGGGACGTTGTCCCATGTCGGGATCGGCGATTTCTCGCTCAGCATCGGCGCATTCAATGTCGGGGTCCGCACCCAGCGGACCTCGGCCGATGACAAGCTGATCATCGGCATGCTGCTGAATGCCACCGATCGCGTCACGCATTGGGCATTCGACATGCAGCCGGCCGACGTGCTGGTGATTCCTCCCTCGGTCGAGCATGACGGCGTCTTCCACAAGGCCTCGTCCTATGCCGCAATCCGCTTCGACATGGCCGATTTGCCCGACATATTCGGCGGCGAGCCGCGGCTCGCCGACGCCGAGACATGGAGCGTCAAGAACCACTTTCGCGCCGACCGCGCGATCGGCATGAATGCCGCGGACCGGCTGCCGCAAATCATCTCGCATCTCGCGCAGCATCCGGACGCCTTGTCGGACGCGTCGGCCGAATTCTGGAAGCGCGCGATCATCGACTGCGTGACGGCGACGGTCGTCACGTCGCTGCCGTCAGACGGAACCAGCTATCTGCCGTCGGCCATGAAGCTGGTGCGCCACGTCGAGGACTATCTGCACGCAGCGGGCGCGCGCCCGGTCCATGTCTCGGAAATCTGCACCGAGCTTCGGCTATCGCGGCGCAGCCTGCACCGCGCCTTCCACGAGGTGTTCGGCGTCGGCCCGGTGACGTTCCTGCGCTACAAGCGGCTCTGCACGGTCCGCGAGATCCTGCGCGAAAGCACGCCGGAGCAGACCACCGTCTCCAGGGTCGCGATCGAACAGGGCTTCATCGAGCTCGGGCGCTTCTCGCAATATTATCGCGCGATGTTCGGGGAGTACCCATCGCAGACGCTCGGCTACGCCGGATAG
- a CDS encoding MarR family winged helix-turn-helix transcriptional regulator: MKNRTAVSRTKAPAPRRAPQGDARSELVIDFERYVPTVLSSLVAKLRANANAFFPQAYGVSLAEWRVLSFLREHEPASAYDIWTNAQLDKAVVSRETTSLKKKGLIELTPVRGSARNRTEIRLTAQGVALLDRSLDEILRRHSNLTAGLDAKALDAFFRVVDHIEQRIPHMADRSGDAVPAHAPVKRIAKRRPPSGG, encoded by the coding sequence ATGAAAAACCGGACTGCCGTTAGCCGCACCAAGGCCCCTGCCCCGCGCCGCGCCCCGCAAGGGGACGCGCGCTCCGAACTGGTGATCGACTTCGAACGTTACGTGCCGACCGTGCTGTCGAGCCTAGTCGCGAAGTTGCGCGCCAACGCCAACGCGTTCTTCCCGCAGGCCTACGGCGTATCGCTCGCGGAATGGCGGGTGCTGTCGTTTCTCAGGGAGCACGAGCCCGCCAGCGCCTACGACATCTGGACCAACGCGCAGCTGGACAAGGCCGTGGTCAGCCGCGAGACGACGTCGCTGAAGAAGAAAGGGCTGATCGAGCTGACCCCGGTCAGAGGCAGCGCCCGGAACCGGACCGAGATCCGACTGACCGCCCAGGGCGTGGCGCTGCTCGATCGTAGCCTCGACGAAATCCTGCGCCGGCACAGCAACCTCACGGCCGGCCTCGACGCCAAGGCGCTGGACGCCTTCTTCCGTGTCGTCGATCACATCGAGCAGCGCATTCCGCACATGGCCGACCGGTCCGGAGATGCCGTGCCGGCGCACGCACCGGTCAAGCGCATCGCGAAGCGGAGACCGCCGAGCGGCGGCTAA
- a CDS encoding MFS transporter: MTEIVMDKAASTTADPEIERSTIRKVALRLMWFVMAMYFLAILDRGNISFAALQMNKELGLNAEMFGIAVGIMYFTYSIFEIPSNLILSKYGARITLTRIAILWGIATVLMAFTQGPLSLYAFRGFLGFAESGLFPGVMLLLSLWFPFSYRARYNAMFNYAVPISYIFASLISGAILELNGTFGISGWKWLFILEGVPPIILGIVGIFYLTDRPQQANWLSAAQRNWLTGALERDARATGVVHAEGVLRTITKPMVLLFGFCNFGLFCGLASLFPWLPQIIKSFGLPNSQVGFVTAIPPIAGLIGMIALSRHSDHVGERFYYAATTFVIAAAGFAIAAFSTSPLWIIIGFMVANVGVYGTQAVFWTIPQSYMSRQSAPGAIGLVGMIGSIGGATIPIVIGRAKDASGSFTTGFLVVTGVLLVAAILVLIARTQLVKE, from the coding sequence ATGACCGAAATCGTGATGGACAAGGCGGCGAGTACGACCGCCGATCCGGAAATCGAACGCAGCACGATCCGCAAGGTCGCGCTGCGCCTGATGTGGTTCGTGATGGCGATGTACTTCCTCGCCATTCTCGACCGCGGCAACATCTCCTTTGCCGCGCTGCAAATGAACAAGGAGCTCGGACTCAATGCCGAGATGTTCGGCATCGCGGTCGGCATCATGTACTTCACCTATTCCATCTTCGAGATCCCGAGCAATCTGATCCTTAGCAAATACGGCGCACGGATCACGCTGACGCGGATCGCGATCCTGTGGGGCATCGCCACGGTGCTGATGGCCTTCACACAGGGGCCGCTCAGCCTCTATGCATTCCGCGGCTTCCTCGGCTTTGCCGAATCCGGCCTGTTTCCCGGCGTCATGCTGCTGCTCAGCCTCTGGTTTCCGTTCAGCTACCGCGCCCGCTACAATGCGATGTTCAACTATGCGGTGCCGATCTCCTACATCTTCGCCTCGCTGATTTCAGGCGCCATCCTCGAGCTCAACGGAACGTTCGGCATCTCGGGATGGAAATGGCTGTTCATCCTCGAGGGCGTGCCGCCGATCATCCTGGGGATCGTCGGCATCTTCTACCTGACCGATCGCCCGCAGCAGGCAAATTGGCTGTCGGCGGCGCAGCGCAACTGGCTGACCGGCGCGCTTGAGCGCGATGCCAGGGCAACCGGCGTGGTGCATGCCGAGGGCGTGCTCAGAACCATCACCAAGCCGATGGTGCTGCTGTTCGGCTTCTGCAATTTCGGCCTGTTCTGCGGGCTGGCATCGCTGTTCCCCTGGTTGCCGCAGATCATCAAGTCGTTCGGCCTGCCGAATTCGCAGGTCGGCTTCGTGACCGCGATCCCGCCGATCGCCGGACTGATCGGCATGATCGCATTGTCGCGGCACTCCGACCATGTCGGCGAACGGTTCTACTATGCCGCAACGACCTTCGTGATCGCGGCGGCGGGCTTTGCGATCGCGGCCTTTTCCACATCGCCGCTCTGGATCATCATCGGATTCATGGTTGCCAATGTCGGCGTCTATGGTACGCAGGCCGTGTTCTGGACCATTCCGCAATCCTACATGTCGCGGCAGAGCGCGCCGGGAGCGATCGGCCTGGTCGGCATGATCGGCAGCATCGGAGGCGCGACGATCCCGATCGTGATCGGACGCGCCAAGGATGCTTCGGGCAGCTTCACCACCGGGTTCCTCGTGGTAACAGGCGTTCTTCTCGTCGCGGCGATCCTGGTTTTGATCGCGCGCACTCAACTCGTGAAAGAATGA
- a CDS encoding non-heme iron oxygenase ferredoxin subunit, producing MTEGTWHDAAALGALNEGEPTGIEIGRHHIALYRVGNEYYATSNICTHAEALLSDGMLDGCEIECPLHMGRFDIRTGEALTSPVEIDIRTYPVRVAGDRLEVCVSE from the coding sequence ATGACGGAAGGAACCTGGCACGACGCTGCCGCACTCGGCGCGCTGAACGAAGGCGAGCCCACCGGCATCGAAATCGGCAGACACCACATCGCGCTCTATCGCGTCGGCAATGAATATTACGCCACGAGCAACATCTGCACCCATGCGGAGGCGCTGTTGTCCGACGGCATGCTGGACGGCTGCGAGATCGAATGCCCGCTGCATATGGGCCGCTTCGACATCAGGACCGGTGAGGCGCTGACCAGTCCGGTGGAGATCGACATCCGGACCTATCCCGTGCGCGTGGCCGGCGACAGGCTGGAAGTCTGCGTGTCCGAATAA
- a CDS encoding aromatic-ring-hydroxylating dioxygenase subunit beta has protein sequence MAGSAKQTDAHAVAAAIIYREARLLDSGEWTDWVAMYSEDAVYWVPGWLDEYTTTDDPKTQVSLLYHDARRGLEERIARIESRKSITALPLPRTVHQISNLEASETGPDEITCQSVFSVHVYDPRVAKEHLRHGRYQHTLRRDGDTWKIARKVITLVNDRVPTVLDFYSI, from the coding sequence ATGGCTGGCAGCGCAAAGCAAACGGATGCTCACGCAGTGGCCGCCGCGATCATCTACCGCGAGGCCCGCCTGCTCGACAGCGGCGAATGGACCGATTGGGTCGCGATGTACAGCGAGGATGCCGTCTACTGGGTGCCGGGATGGCTCGACGAATACACCACCACCGATGATCCGAAAACGCAGGTCTCGTTGCTCTACCACGATGCACGGCGCGGGCTGGAAGAGCGGATCGCGCGCATCGAGTCGCGCAAGTCGATCACCGCGCTGCCGTTGCCGCGCACCGTGCATCAGATCTCGAACCTGGAAGCGTCCGAAACCGGACCCGACGAGATCACCTGCCAGTCGGTGTTCTCGGTCCACGTCTACGACCCGCGCGTCGCCAAGGAGCATCTGCGCCACGGGCGCTACCAACACACGCTGAGGCGCGACGGCGACACCTGGAAGATCGCGCGCAAGGTCATCACGCTGGTCAATGACCGGGTCCCGACCGTGCTCGATTTCTACAGCATCTGA
- a CDS encoding SRPBCC family protein, with the protein MNAASQDHAARLREISRLIDDRPAERIFEVDRRIFTDPDVFDAELRHIFEATWNFIGLESQVARPNDFVTTHIGRHPILVMRSAEGKVGAFLNTCRHRGTIVCPFKQGRQKFHVCRYHGWAYDSSGRNISVTEEASGQYPPSFSNQNHDLLPVARLGSYRGFLFASLSADVPPLEEFLGDTRAFLDLIIDQSDSGEVEFVPGASTYTFDANWKLQFENGLDYYHFATTHSSYVDILKKRNASAGADAGFTVEPEGEQEGQGSFSFDYGHAVNWSIKRTQLYGRPLGMDPARLDAVRQRVGSTRAKWMLRQRNLTIFPNLQVIDILSAQVRTWRPLAPDKTEMVSHCLAPVGESAAARTLRIRNYEDFFNASGLASSDDNVMYEFCQTGYEATSAAPTQGYLRGTADIGHGESAHTRELGVTPSEWSFGPTSFGGETNFHPGYREWRRLLQHAAGETA; encoded by the coding sequence ATGAACGCTGCTTCGCAGGACCACGCGGCACGGCTTCGGGAGATTTCCCGGCTCATTGATGATCGCCCTGCCGAACGCATCTTCGAAGTCGATCGCCGGATCTTCACCGATCCGGACGTGTTCGACGCCGAGCTCAGGCATATCTTCGAGGCCACCTGGAATTTCATCGGGCTGGAATCCCAGGTCGCGCGGCCCAACGACTTCGTCACCACCCATATCGGCCGGCATCCGATCCTGGTGATGCGCAGCGCCGAGGGCAAGGTCGGCGCCTTCCTCAACACCTGCCGGCATCGCGGAACGATCGTCTGCCCGTTCAAGCAGGGTCGGCAGAAATTCCATGTCTGCCGCTATCACGGCTGGGCCTACGATTCGAGCGGCCGCAACATCTCGGTGACCGAGGAAGCCAGCGGGCAGTATCCGCCGTCCTTCTCGAACCAGAACCACGACCTGCTGCCGGTCGCCCGGCTCGGCTCGTATCGCGGATTCCTGTTCGCGAGCCTCTCGGCCGACGTTCCACCGCTGGAAGAATTCCTCGGCGACACCCGCGCCTTCCTCGACCTCATCATCGATCAGAGCGACAGCGGCGAAGTCGAGTTCGTGCCGGGTGCCAGCACCTACACGTTCGATGCGAACTGGAAGCTGCAGTTCGAGAACGGCCTCGACTACTATCATTTCGCGACCACCCACAGCTCCTACGTCGACATCCTGAAGAAGCGCAATGCCAGCGCGGGAGCGGACGCTGGATTTACTGTTGAGCCGGAAGGCGAGCAGGAAGGGCAAGGCAGCTTCAGCTTCGATTATGGCCACGCCGTCAACTGGTCGATCAAGCGCACGCAGCTCTATGGCCGGCCGCTCGGCATGGATCCGGCGCGTCTCGATGCCGTGCGGCAGCGCGTCGGCAGCACCCGCGCCAAGTGGATGCTTCGGCAACGCAACCTCACGATTTTTCCGAACCTGCAGGTCATCGACATCCTGTCGGCGCAGGTGCGGACCTGGCGGCCGCTGGCGCCGGACAAGACCGAGATGGTGTCGCATTGCCTCGCGCCGGTCGGCGAAAGCGCCGCGGCGCGCACGCTTCGTATCCGCAACTACGAGGACTTCTTCAACGCCTCCGGGCTCGCAAGCTCCGACGACAACGTGATGTATGAATTCTGCCAGACCGGCTATGAGGCGACGTCAGCCGCGCCCACCCAAGGCTACCTGCGCGGCACAGCTGATATCGGCCACGGCGAAAGCGCGCACACGCGCGAGCTCGGCGTAACCCCGTCCGAATGGTCGTTCGGCCCCACCAGCTTCGGCGGCGAGACCAATTTCCACCCCGGCTATCGCGAGTGGCGCAGGCTGTTGCAGCACGCCGCGGGGGAGACGGCGTGA
- a CDS encoding LysR family transcriptional regulator, protein MDLRQIRYFVAVAERGGFAAAASTLNVAQSALSRHVKELEDELGGALLERGARGVSVTESGKVLLARGRWLLGTIDDIKAEVRTENREPSGTVRIGAPPSLGDILYPLLAQTFVKQFPRVRLELSEGLTENASERLLRGELDLAIVTTPSPNDHLDYEMLVVEQVFLIGPARDPLLKRGRLTRKEFDALPSAVAPLSRNPFPSTMLCAVRVDNSTPMKRMVASGLGYALLPFSGIHQEVAAGVLSAALLPWMRAERVLALPRGRPVSRATREAIAALKKICRTLIDQGIILTAPARKV, encoded by the coding sequence ATGGACCTGCGGCAGATCCGCTATTTCGTGGCCGTCGCCGAGCGCGGCGGCTTTGCCGCCGCCGCGAGCACGCTGAACGTCGCCCAGTCGGCGCTCAGCCGCCACGTCAAGGAGCTCGAAGACGAACTGGGCGGCGCCCTGCTCGAACGCGGCGCGCGCGGCGTCTCGGTCACGGAATCGGGCAAGGTGCTGCTTGCGCGCGGGCGCTGGCTGCTTGGCACCATCGACGACATCAAGGCCGAGGTGCGCACGGAAAATCGCGAGCCCAGCGGCACGGTGCGGATCGGCGCGCCGCCGAGCCTCGGCGATATCCTCTACCCGCTGCTGGCCCAAACCTTCGTGAAGCAGTTTCCACGCGTGCGGCTCGAACTGAGCGAGGGCCTGACCGAGAACGCATCCGAGCGCCTGTTGCGGGGTGAGCTTGATCTCGCGATCGTGACGACGCCGTCCCCCAACGACCATCTCGACTACGAAATGCTGGTTGTCGAGCAGGTGTTCCTGATCGGACCGGCGCGCGATCCGCTGCTGAAGCGCGGCAGGCTGACCCGCAAGGAGTTCGACGCCCTGCCATCCGCAGTGGCCCCGCTCAGCCGCAACCCGTTCCCGTCGACGATGCTCTGCGCGGTACGGGTCGACAACAGCACCCCGATGAAACGCATGGTGGCATCGGGCCTCGGCTACGCGCTGCTGCCCTTCTCCGGCATTCACCAGGAAGTGGCTGCCGGCGTGCTGTCGGCCGCGCTGTTGCCGTGGATGCGCGCCGAGCGCGTGCTGGCGCTGCCGCGCGGGCGGCCGGTCAGCCGGGCAACGCGAGAAGCGATTGCCGCCTTGAAGAAGATCTGCCGCACGCTGATCGATCAGGGGATTATCCTGACGGCGCCGGCGCGAAAGGTCTGA